In Natrinema pellirubrum DSM 15624, the following proteins share a genomic window:
- a CDS encoding DUF58 domain-containing protein has translation MHPTRRGWTVVALAVVLAVLAVVFARPVVLGGSVLVGAWLLTQQYRFLRDLERTTDDLSVVQSPAQTTVYTGTEVPVTLTATRETETALTLEITAGLPVGARTAKPISVTLKPGTERTDRTRTVTWPVAGRHAFDDAAVTATDGLFWETITTRATPTVTVEPSTPQMLHVGEGGDRIAASYGTHGTERSGSGIELAELREYVPGDTGKQIAWKATARYGTPYVREYEAETDRRTLLVVDHRAALGTGSRTETKLDSLREVALAIAGTARRLNDPLGLVTVGDEGITGRIGLASPAVTHGTVRRQLLDLEPTAVTEPPETTVSGRDNSPSPRRPPDSSTTRIRGRKPNAATPGDIQQSFSDLGKGDDAFARMLRPFYADQRVYRERVSEDPLFDAVRTGTTNAQGRLWTVICTDDSRPAELRETVSLARRKGDVLVLLAPTVLYEPGGLADIERAYDRYVSFEEFRRELSAFDNVTALEVGPADRLAAILEAGRSTGGRA, from the coding sequence ATGCATCCCACGCGCCGGGGCTGGACGGTCGTCGCGCTCGCCGTCGTACTGGCCGTCCTCGCGGTGGTGTTCGCACGCCCGGTCGTCCTCGGCGGCTCAGTGCTCGTCGGTGCGTGGCTGCTAACCCAGCAGTATCGCTTCCTTCGCGATCTCGAACGAACGACCGACGACCTGTCGGTCGTGCAATCGCCCGCCCAGACGACCGTCTACACTGGCACCGAGGTCCCGGTTACGCTCACCGCGACGCGCGAGACCGAGACGGCGTTGACCCTCGAGATCACTGCCGGACTCCCAGTCGGGGCGAGGACAGCCAAGCCGATCTCGGTGACCCTCAAGCCCGGTACCGAACGAACGGACCGGACGCGGACGGTCACCTGGCCCGTCGCCGGTCGCCACGCGTTCGATGACGCCGCCGTCACGGCGACGGACGGGCTGTTCTGGGAGACAATCACGACGAGGGCGACACCGACGGTGACGGTCGAACCGTCTACTCCCCAGATGCTACACGTCGGCGAGGGCGGTGATCGGATCGCTGCCTCGTACGGCACTCACGGGACCGAGCGGTCGGGATCGGGGATCGAACTGGCCGAACTACGCGAGTACGTTCCGGGCGATACCGGAAAGCAGATCGCCTGGAAAGCGACTGCACGGTACGGCACGCCGTACGTCCGCGAGTACGAGGCCGAGACCGACCGGCGGACCCTCCTCGTCGTCGACCACCGTGCAGCGCTCGGCACCGGCTCGCGAACCGAGACGAAGCTCGATTCGCTTCGAGAGGTAGCGCTGGCGATCGCGGGGACTGCGCGCCGTCTCAACGACCCGCTCGGACTGGTGACAGTCGGCGACGAAGGGATCACAGGCCGGATCGGACTGGCGTCGCCAGCGGTCACCCACGGCACGGTTCGCCGCCAGTTGCTCGATCTCGAGCCGACAGCAGTGACCGAACCGCCGGAGACCACTGTCTCGGGTCGCGACAACTCCCCGTCACCGCGTCGCCCACCGGACAGTTCGACGACCCGGATTCGCGGACGGAAGCCGAACGCGGCTACCCCCGGGGACATCCAACAATCTTTCAGTGATCTCGGTAAGGGAGACGACGCGTTTGCGCGGATGCTTCGCCCGTTCTATGCCGATCAACGGGTGTATCGCGAGCGAGTGAGTGAGGATCCGTTGTTCGACGCTGTCCGAACGGGCACGACGAACGCGCAGGGAAGGCTCTGGACCGTCATCTGTACGGACGATTCGCGGCCGGCAGAACTTCGCGAGACCGTATCGCTCGCGCGGCGAAAGGGCGACGTTCTGGTCCTGCTCGCGCCGACGGTCCTATACGAACCCGGTGGACTGGCGGATATCGAACGTGCCTACGACAGATACGTGTCGTTTGAGGAGTTTCGACGCGAACTGTCGGCGTTCGATAACGTGACGGCGCTCGAGGTGGGGCCGGCGGATCGGTTGGCAGCGATTCTCGAAGCAGGGCGATCGACCGGAGGACGCGCATGA
- a CDS encoding DUF7845 domain-containing protein, translating into MSAQKFLRFQCHEFDGHFHLVRDGLKPYYQPTNVRKNHDWSADGKPTGTFEAGGETWRVCLDYDDQPIVPWRDPQYRLETAYLYRIYFVCEDSTYDDERADRSQRVKGGTITFRPRWPDMKRQEKADDDGDGEWNCPITDVDGYMDLGVPYVDAQVQGSNIDFDRYPQLLAEAAAAFGIPRRYFHEFHRTSNVTDAAVYVRPMRSESGPIYAADGPIARMHSLLESDRSGYRKHVEDNRERPGDYVTTVVDDGRAGKVIWSHEIGKEAKHYYMKDPDNYDPDEFGWYPRLEIGYQTSVTDSTVYWDRDDDELDRHDLRRELEELLVNVLDWGGFDVTGGGQYQKDAYFKPDDRERRSLKLVDCPLPEIESDYAAQTMLKRVRSAEEQFRRSIGSTAMQVADDAQGVETDAFERFVRNYDVGIDERLDDCRALLKPRYVAADREDAKNLAREAYTVVCDRHGSAYGFHMRVELADGSVVRFRDLNQRWAGADWDRDAHRRKRERQLEEQADADGRDIDPEEIDIEAAWDQFADRDEWVTYSTLKVIVSSVTDEVDQALEALQEHGEIVTEQGRGFGLARR; encoded by the coding sequence GTGAGCGCACAGAAGTTCCTCCGGTTCCAGTGCCACGAGTTCGACGGCCACTTCCACCTTGTGCGTGATGGGCTGAAACCGTACTATCAGCCCACGAACGTCCGGAAGAACCACGACTGGAGTGCCGACGGGAAGCCGACCGGCACCTTCGAAGCCGGCGGCGAGACCTGGCGCGTCTGTCTCGACTACGACGACCAGCCGATCGTTCCCTGGAGAGATCCCCAGTACCGCCTCGAGACGGCGTACCTGTACCGGATCTATTTCGTCTGTGAGGATTCGACGTACGACGACGAACGCGCCGATCGGAGCCAGCGGGTCAAGGGCGGGACGATCACGTTCCGTCCTCGGTGGCCGGACATGAAGCGCCAGGAGAAAGCAGACGACGACGGCGACGGAGAGTGGAACTGCCCGATCACGGACGTTGACGGGTACATGGACCTCGGCGTTCCGTACGTCGACGCGCAGGTGCAGGGATCGAACATCGATTTCGACCGCTACCCGCAGTTGCTCGCCGAGGCCGCGGCGGCCTTCGGGATTCCCCGCCGGTACTTCCACGAGTTCCACCGCACGTCGAACGTCACCGACGCGGCGGTGTACGTGCGCCCGATGCGGTCGGAGTCCGGCCCGATCTACGCGGCCGACGGACCGATCGCCCGGATGCATTCACTCCTCGAGTCGGATCGGTCGGGGTATCGGAAACACGTCGAAGACAACCGCGAGCGGCCTGGCGACTACGTGACGACCGTCGTCGACGACGGCCGAGCGGGGAAGGTGATCTGGAGCCACGAGATCGGGAAAGAGGCCAAGCACTACTACATGAAGGACCCGGACAACTACGATCCCGACGAGTTCGGCTGGTACCCGAGACTCGAGATCGGGTACCAGACCAGCGTGACCGATAGCACGGTCTACTGGGACCGCGACGACGACGAACTCGACCGCCACGACCTCCGGCGCGAGCTTGAGGAACTCTTAGTGAACGTCCTCGACTGGGGTGGGTTCGACGTGACCGGTGGCGGACAGTACCAGAAGGACGCCTATTTCAAACCGGACGATCGCGAGCGACGATCGCTGAAGCTGGTCGACTGCCCGCTCCCGGAGATCGAAAGCGACTACGCGGCCCAGACGATGCTCAAGCGGGTACGGTCGGCAGAGGAACAGTTCCGGCGGTCGATCGGGTCGACGGCCATGCAGGTGGCCGACGACGCCCAGGGCGTTGAGACGGACGCGTTCGAGCGGTTCGTGCGGAACTACGACGTTGGGATCGACGAGCGTCTCGACGACTGCCGTGCGCTGTTGAAGCCGCGGTACGTCGCTGCCGACCGAGAGGACGCGAAGAACCTAGCGCGGGAAGCCTACACCGTGGTCTGTGACCGTCACGGGTCCGCGTACGGGTTCCACATGCGGGTCGAACTCGCGGACGGATCGGTCGTGCGGTTCCGGGATCTCAACCAGAGATGGGCCGGAGCCGACTGGGACCGCGACGCGCACCGTCGCAAGCGCGAGCGCCAGCTCGAGGAACAGGCCGACGCGGACGGTCGCGACATCGATCCCGAGGAGATCGACATCGAAGCCGCGTGGGATCAGTTCGCCGACCGCGACGAGTGGGTCACGTACTCGACGCTGAAGGTGATCGTCTCGTCGGTCACCGACGAGGTCGACCAGGCGCTCGAGGCGCTCCAGGAGCACGGCGAGATCGTGACTGAACAGGGCCGCGGCTTTGGGCTCGCGCGCCGGTAG
- a CDS encoding IS5-like element ISNpe14 family transposase, with the protein MRSKRPIIRQCKNLAKQHVDNPDEPAAPDGASGFAEWTQIAFILLHAELDKDFRETEAWFNDSRAIREELNIDKSPDHTTLCRWEQQVDMRELRSLLRRSAEQAGWSGTAAIDASGFQRDQTSYHYRNRAGFSFHKLKTTILVDTESLAIKDVHFTTKRKWDGHIGLQVYRRNAEDLQEFLADANYSWSDLREECRAGATRPLIKHREHNALKKAHNARMDEDLYHQRTLSETAFSLLKDDGEKLRSRSWHGQFRELTRKCIVHNLSQAAS; encoded by the coding sequence ATGAGGTCGAAACGGCCGATCATACGGCAGTGTAAGAATCTTGCCAAACAGCACGTGGATAACCCTGACGAACCCGCTGCGCCGGACGGCGCCAGCGGGTTCGCCGAGTGGACTCAAATCGCGTTTATCCTCTTGCATGCGGAACTCGACAAAGATTTCCGAGAGACTGAAGCATGGTTCAATGACTCCAGAGCCATCCGTGAAGAGCTTAACATCGACAAATCGCCGGATCACACCACGCTCTGTCGATGGGAGCAACAGGTCGACATGCGTGAACTCCGCAGCCTGCTCCGCCGCAGTGCGGAGCAGGCTGGCTGGTCGGGAACAGCAGCAATCGACGCCAGTGGCTTCCAGCGAGATCAAACCAGCTATCATTACCGGAATCGTGCTGGCTTCTCGTTTCACAAGCTGAAGACAACGATTTTGGTCGATACAGAGTCACTGGCGATCAAAGACGTTCATTTCACGACGAAGCGCAAGTGGGACGGACACATCGGCTTGCAGGTCTATCGGCGCAACGCCGAAGACCTGCAAGAGTTCCTTGCAGATGCGAACTATTCGTGGTCAGATCTCAGAGAGGAGTGTCGCGCTGGCGCGACACGACCGCTAATCAAACACAGGGAGCACAATGCGCTGAAGAAAGCGCATAACGCTCGGATGGACGAAGATCTGTACCATCAGCGGACACTGAGTGAGACTGCGTTCTCACTGCTGAAGGATGACGGTGAGAAGTTACGCTCTCGGAGCTGGCACGGCCAGTTCCGAGAGCTCACGCGCAAGTGTATCGTGCATAACCTATCGCAGGCGGCGAGTTAG
- a CDS encoding DUF7437 domain-containing protein has product MSTKEADWNTPLDTGGEAFELLRNARKAWIYTYIRHNADTTIDDIVDSLEIPQRTAYDYINDLESAGFIEQSNKGRPARYAAREIDLQLVQDDVQRQITPALIEAIARRERDDDIDTYIERHGLDGLAVALEYAREYAEGSVTHRIMAREQEISSLEAGIILDALRPVVEE; this is encoded by the coding sequence ATGTCTACAAAAGAAGCAGATTGGAACACGCCTCTCGACACTGGAGGAGAGGCGTTTGAACTCCTCAGAAACGCCCGGAAAGCGTGGATCTATACCTACATTCGTCATAATGCGGACACCACTATCGACGATATCGTTGACTCCCTTGAGATTCCACAGCGGACTGCTTACGACTATATCAACGATCTCGAATCTGCAGGGTTCATTGAGCAGTCAAACAAGGGACGACCGGCACGATATGCCGCTCGTGAGATCGATCTCCAACTGGTACAGGATGATGTCCAGCGGCAGATCACGCCAGCATTGATCGAGGCGATTGCACGTCGAGAGAGGGATGACGATATCGATACGTACATCGAACGTCACGGCTTGGATGGGCTTGCGGTCGCTCTCGAGTATGCTCGGGAATATGCTGAGGGATCAGTAACCCATCGAATTATGGCCCGGGAGCAGGAAATCTCATCGTTAGAAGCAGGTATTATTCTGGACGCACTTCGTCCCGTCGTTGAGGAGTGA
- a CDS encoding IS4 family transposase produces MRRLTTLFPSEFLEEHAEELGVVERDRKLQIPAFVWAFVFGFAAGESRTLAGFRRCYNSTADETISPGGFYQRLTPTLAEYLRDLVEHGLDEVAVPNAVDADLDRFRDVMIADGTVLRLHEFLSDQFEARHEEQAGAKLHLLHNATEQTIERLDTANEKTHDSTLFKTGPWLENRLLLFDLAYFKYRRFALIDENDGYFVSRLKQNANPLITGELREWRGRAIPLEGKQLRAVLNDLDRKYIDVEVEVEFKRGPYNGTQSLDTKRFRVVGVHNEDADDYHLYITNLARKEFFPADLAEIYRCRWEVELLFRELKTQYELDEFDTSDEHVVRILLYAALLSLLVSRDLLDLVTEQADDELVFPTERWAATFRSHAQLILHELGEFLGYSPPPLLDRLIEDAQKIHKQRPILQETLATATQPRCES; encoded by the coding sequence ATGCGTCGGCTCACTACACTGTTTCCCTCTGAGTTCCTCGAAGAGCACGCCGAGGAACTCGGCGTGGTCGAACGTGACCGCAAGCTCCAGATCCCTGCCTTCGTTTGGGCGTTCGTGTTCGGCTTCGCCGCAGGCGAAAGCCGAACACTCGCTGGGTTTAGACGCTGTTACAACTCTACTGCCGATGAGACGATCTCTCCGGGTGGATTCTATCAGCGGTTGACACCGACACTTGCGGAGTACCTCCGCGACCTCGTCGAGCATGGTCTCGACGAGGTCGCTGTTCCTAACGCTGTTGACGCTGATCTCGACCGATTTAGAGACGTGATGATCGCTGATGGAACGGTGTTACGGTTACACGAATTTCTCTCAGACCAGTTCGAAGCCCGCCACGAGGAGCAGGCTGGAGCGAAGCTCCACCTGCTCCATAATGCCACAGAGCAGACGATTGAACGGCTCGATACTGCTAACGAGAAAACGCACGACAGCACCTTGTTCAAAACAGGGCCGTGGCTTGAGAATCGCCTCCTGCTGTTCGATCTCGCGTACTTCAAGTACCGCCGGTTTGCGTTGATCGACGAAAACGACGGCTACTTCGTGAGTCGGCTGAAGCAGAACGCGAATCCGCTGATTACGGGGGAGTTACGGGAATGGCGCGGCCGCGCCATTCCCTTAGAGGGCAAGCAGCTCCGAGCTGTTCTCAATGATCTTGACCGGAAATACATCGATGTAGAGGTCGAAGTCGAATTCAAACGAGGGCCGTACAATGGGACACAGTCGCTGGATACGAAGCGATTTCGCGTCGTCGGCGTCCACAATGAGGACGCCGACGACTACCACCTGTACATAACGAATTTAGCGAGGAAAGAGTTCTTTCCGGCGGATTTAGCGGAGATCTACCGCTGTCGGTGGGAAGTTGAGTTACTGTTCCGGGAGCTGAAGACGCAGTACGAATTGGACGAGTTCGACACGAGTGACGAACACGTGGTGAGGATCTTATTGTACGCAGCGCTGCTGTCGCTGCTTGTAAGCCGCGATCTGTTGGATCTAGTCACTGAGCAGGCGGATGATGAGCTTGTGTTTCCGACAGAGCGCTGGGCGGCGACCTTTCGGTCGCACGCCCAGCTTATTCTCCACGAACTCGGTGAGTTCCTCGGCTACTCACCGCCGCCGCTGCTCGACCGGCTGATCGAAGACGCTCAAAAGATCCACAAGCAACGACCAATCTTACAAGAGACGCTCGCTACCGCTACACAACCGAGGTGTGAGTCTTAA